One genomic window of Camelina sativa cultivar DH55 chromosome 5, Cs, whole genome shotgun sequence includes the following:
- the LOC104786776 gene encoding senescence-associated protein 13-like produces MATNSRWSLGGMTALVTGGSKGIGEAVVEELSMMGARVHTCARDETQLQERLREWQAKGFHVTTSVCDVSSREQREKLMETVSTLFQGKLNILVNNAGTFIVKPTTEYTAEDYSFIMATNLESAFHLSQLAHPLLKASGSGSIVLMSSTAGIVHINNVGSIYGATKGAMNQLARNLACEWASDSIRANAVCPWFITTPLVNDCLNDKEFKKEAEKRTAVGRIGEANEVSPLVAFLCLPAASYITGQAICVDGGVTINGFSFKLVP; encoded by the exons ATGGCAACGAACTCTAGATGGAGTCTTGGAGGGATGACGGCTCTTGTCACTGGTGGCTCTAAAGGCATCGG GGAAGCTGTGGTGGAGGAACTGTCTATGATGGGAGCAAGAGTCCACACATGTGCAAGAGACGAAACTCAGCTTCAAGAACGCTTACGTGAGTGGCAAGCAAAAGGGTTTCATGTCACCACTTCTGTCTGCGACGTTTCTTCTCGTGAACAACGAGAGAAACTCATGGAGACCGTTTCCACTCTCTTCCAAGGAAAACTCAATATCCTT GTCAACAATGCCGGTACGTTCATAGTCAAGCCGACCACAGAGTATACAGCAGAAGATTATTCGTTTATAATGGCGACAAATCTCGAGTCAGCTTTCCATCTCTCGCAGCTCGCACACCCTTTGTTGAAAGCATCTGGTTCAGGGAGCATCGTGCTCATGTCGTCCACTGCTGGAATTGTGCATATCAATAATGTTGGATCCATTTATGGAGCAACCAAAG GAGCCATGAATCAGCTGGCTAGAAACTTAGCTTGCGAATGGGCGAGCGACAGCATAAGGGCTAACGCTGTTTGCCCATGGTTCATCACAACTCCTTTGGTTAACGAT TGTCTCAATGACAAAGAGTTTAAAAAAGAAGCGGAAAAGAGGACAGCGGTAGGGCGTATTGGAGAGGCAAACGAAGTATCACCGCTTGTGGCATTTCTTTGTCTTCCTGCAGCTTCTTACATTACAGGCCAAGCCATCTGCGTTGACGGAGGTGTAACTATCAACGGTTTCTCCTTCAAGCTTGTGCCATAA
- the LOC104786777 gene encoding tropinone reductase homolog At2g29150, whose product MAKPGENLRDKSRWSLGGMTALVTGGSKGLGEDVVEELAMLGARVHTCARDKTQLQERLLEWQAKGFQVTTSVCDVSSRDQRHKLMENVSSLFQGKLNILVNNAGTGITKPTTEFTAQDYSFLMATNLESAFHLSQLAHLLLKASSLGSIVFMSYVAGIVHTGSSIYGAVLGAMNQLGRNLACEWASDNIRVNSVCPWVIATPLANDGLRDEEFRKAVQSKTPMGRVGKANEVSSLVAFLCLPAASYITGQTICVDGGATVNGFSFKPQH is encoded by the exons ATGGCTAagccaggagaaaacttgagaGACAAATCCAGATGGAGCCTTGGAGGCATGACCGCTCTTGTAACCGGTGGCTCGAAAGGGCTCGG AGAAGATGTGGTCGAGGAACTAGCGATGTTGGGAGCAAGAGTCCACACATGTGCCAGAGACAAAACTCAGCTTCAAGAACGCTTACTTGAATGGCAAGCAAAAGGGTTTCAGGTCACCACTTCTGTATGCGACGTTTCTTCTCGTGACCAACGACATAAACTCATGGAaaatgtttcttctc TCTTCCAAGGAAAACTCAACATCCTC GTAAACAATGCGGGAACGGGTATAACAAAGCCGACTACAGAATTTACAGCACAAGATTACTCGTTTCTGATGGCTACAAATCTTGAGTCAGCTTTTCATCTTTCACAGCTCGCACATCTGTTATTAAAAGCTTCTAGTTTAGGGAGTATCGTGTTCATGTCCTATGTTGCTGGAATTGTACATACAGGTTCATCCATCTATGGAGC tGTTTTAGGAGCTATGAATCAATTAGGAAGAAACTTAGCATGCGAGTGGGCAAGTGACAACATAAGGGTTAACTCTGTATGTCCATGGGTCATAGCAACTCCTTTAGCTAACGAT GGTCTTAGGGATGAAGAATTTAGAAAAGCAGTGCAGAGTAAGACACCAATGGGACGTGTAGGAAAAGCAAATGAAGTCTCATCGCTTGTGGCATTTCTTTGTCTTCCTGCAGCTTCTTATATAACAGGTCAAACCATTTGCGTTGATGGAGGTGCCACGGTCAATGGCTTCTCTTTTAAGCCTCAACACTAA